In the genome of Microbacterium saperdae, one region contains:
- a CDS encoding NAD-dependent succinate-semialdehyde dehydrogenase gives MSTQIAPAEQALLDSIPTGLFIGGAWTDGETGGTFDVKDPATGEVIRTIADATPGDGIRALDAAVAAQDSWAATAPRTRSDILRRAFDLVQARKEDLALLMTLEMGKPLAEARGEVGYGGEFLRWFSEEAVRINGRYGLNPEGTGHMVVSQRPVGPSFFVTPWNFPFAMATRKIAPALAAGCTVVIKPPALTPLTTMFFVSLLEEAGLPAGVVNVVQTSRSSALSAPIIADSRLRKLSFTGSTEVGRKLIAQAAEGVLRVSMELGGNAPFVVFDDADLDKAVEGALAAKFRNIGQACTAANRFIVHKDIAGEFAKRITERVDAMKIGRGTEDGVSIGPLIDDDAVAKAGELVDEAVGRGATLLAGGKALDGVGSFYEPTVLTDVVAGSAILREEIFGPVLAIATFETEEEAVRLANDTEYGLVSYVFTESLQRGQRMIDALETGMMGLNVGVVSNAAAPFGGVKQSGVGREGGFEGIHEYLSTKYTLIPVS, from the coding sequence ATGAGCACTCAGATCGCACCGGCCGAGCAGGCGCTGCTCGACAGCATCCCCACCGGCCTCTTCATCGGAGGCGCATGGACGGATGGCGAGACCGGCGGCACCTTCGATGTGAAGGACCCCGCGACGGGTGAGGTGATCCGCACGATCGCGGATGCGACGCCGGGCGACGGCATCCGCGCCCTCGACGCGGCCGTGGCCGCACAGGACTCGTGGGCGGCCACCGCGCCGCGCACGCGGAGCGACATCCTGCGCCGCGCGTTCGACCTCGTGCAGGCGCGCAAGGAGGACCTGGCGCTGCTGATGACGCTCGAGATGGGCAAGCCGCTCGCCGAGGCGCGCGGTGAGGTCGGCTACGGTGGCGAGTTCCTCCGCTGGTTCAGCGAGGAGGCCGTGCGCATCAACGGTCGCTACGGGCTCAACCCCGAAGGCACGGGCCACATGGTCGTGTCGCAGCGCCCGGTCGGACCGTCGTTCTTCGTCACTCCGTGGAACTTCCCGTTCGCGATGGCCACGCGCAAGATCGCGCCCGCCCTGGCGGCCGGCTGCACCGTGGTGATCAAGCCCCCGGCCCTCACGCCGCTCACGACCATGTTCTTCGTGTCGCTGCTGGAGGAGGCGGGTCTTCCCGCCGGTGTGGTCAACGTCGTGCAGACCTCGCGTTCGAGCGCTCTGTCGGCACCGATCATCGCCGACTCGCGTCTGCGCAAGCTCTCGTTCACCGGCTCGACCGAGGTGGGCCGCAAGCTCATCGCGCAGGCCGCCGAGGGCGTGCTGCGGGTGTCGATGGAGCTCGGCGGCAACGCCCCGTTCGTGGTGTTCGACGACGCCGATCTCGACAAGGCCGTGGAGGGCGCGCTGGCCGCGAAGTTCCGCAACATCGGTCAGGCGTGCACGGCGGCCAACCGCTTCATCGTGCACAAGGACATCGCGGGCGAGTTCGCCAAGCGCATCACCGAGCGCGTCGACGCCATGAAGATCGGTCGCGGCACCGAGGACGGCGTGTCGATCGGACCGCTCATCGACGATGACGCCGTGGCGAAGGCTGGAGAGCTCGTCGACGAGGCTGTGGGTCGGGGCGCCACGCTGCTCGCCGGAGGCAAGGCGCTCGACGGCGTCGGCAGCTTCTACGAGCCGACCGTGCTCACCGACGTGGTCGCCGGCAGCGCGATCCTCCGCGAGGAGATCTTCGGGCCGGTGCTCGCGATCGCGACCTTCGAGACCGAGGAAGAGGCCGTGCGCCTGGCCAACGACACCGAGTACGGCCTGGTGTCGTACGTGTTCACGGAGAGCCTGCAGCGCGGCCAGCGCATGATCGACGCGCTCGAGACCGGCATGATGGGTCTCAACGTGGGCGTCGTGTCGAACGCGGCAGCACCCTTCGGCGGCGTCAAGCAGTCCGGCGTCGGACGCGAGGGCGGCTTCGAAGGCATCCACGAGTACCTGTCCACCAAGTACACGCTGATCCCGGTCTCCTGA